One genomic region from Chthoniobacterales bacterium encodes:
- a CDS encoding antibiotic biosynthesis monooxygenase gives MIMRVKPFIVLFLVIGAFSTLIDNAVAQSEPQQSVIVYVEFKPADTRVGSELLQDLASTANGSAGLVRFDVLQQIVRGNFFALSETWSNAQTFANFENSPAVQNIFTQLMRLVEAPLDERPGNLLAGTLNPRNEHAQARQVFVITHVDVDPQFVGQVQPLLNTFVSDSLRDAGVQTFALVSQTPTANHFQLVETFANQQAFDDHVSASHTVIFRTNADASLGAPYDERLYHFVNR, from the coding sequence ATGATCATGCGTGTTAAACCATTCATAGTTCTGTTCTTAGTTATTGGTGCGTTTTCCACCTTGATTGACAATGCTGTGGCTCAGTCCGAGCCACAGCAGTCCGTCATCGTTTACGTGGAATTCAAGCCCGCCGACACGAGGGTCGGGAGCGAATTGCTTCAGGACCTTGCTTCGACCGCTAACGGCAGCGCGGGTCTCGTCCGGTTCGATGTGCTACAGCAGATCGTCCGCGGGAACTTCTTCGCTCTGTCCGAGACCTGGAGTAATGCGCAGACATTCGCCAACTTCGAGAACTCGCCGGCGGTGCAAAATATCTTTACTCAACTCATGCGCCTGGTGGAGGCGCCGCTGGATGAACGGCCGGGCAATTTGCTCGCGGGCACTCTAAATCCTCGCAATGAACATGCCCAGGCGCGTCAGGTTTTTGTCATCACGCACGTGGACGTAGACCCTCAGTTCGTGGGCCAAGTCCAACCACTGCTGAATACATTCGTGAGCGACAGCCTCAGGGATGCGGGAGTCCAGACGTTCGCCCTGGTCAGCCAAACGCCGACCGCGAACCATTTTCAGCTCGTTGAGACCTTCGCGAACCAGCAGGCTTTCGACGATCACGTAAGCGCGTCGCATACCGTGATCTTTCGCACGAATGCCGACGCATCCTTGGGGGCACCTTATGATGAGCGGCTCTATCACTTCGTGAACCGCTAA
- a CDS encoding divalent metal cation transporter yields MGPGLITGAADDDPSSIGTYSVVGAQLGTSILWTAFLTWPLISAIQITCVRIGLVTGKGLASALGEKFPRPIVAAVSLGLLFANTITVGADLSAMADATEMLSGLNSHYCVIFFGVIIALGMILFRYRYIANVLKWFALSLFAYVLTAFVLHPNWNNILRETFLPVWPTGHDAWAGLVAIFGATISPSVFFWQASQDPEENSHLGPVMRFHKRRVRAKRIGPRNLGVAAGTVFSNIAMYFIILTTALTLHRNGITNIDTSRDAAAVLAPLAGPFAATLFTVGIVGVGLVSIPILITSAAYALAEAFRWKAGLNETFKGARPFYLVIILSIVTGIALDFVNVSPIKALYWAAIVSGLLAPFLLIGILLVASDRNVMRQQPSSLLSRIAIAATAAVMLGAAAGMFVF; encoded by the coding sequence TTGGGACCGGGGCTAATCACGGGTGCGGCTGATGACGATCCTTCCTCCATTGGGACGTATTCGGTGGTGGGAGCCCAGCTCGGCACCTCTATTCTGTGGACTGCTTTTCTTACCTGGCCGCTGATTTCTGCCATCCAGATAACCTGCGTGCGGATTGGCCTGGTGACAGGCAAAGGCCTGGCCTCCGCTCTCGGCGAAAAATTTCCACGCCCAATCGTGGCGGCGGTTTCCCTGGGATTGCTGTTTGCAAACACGATCACCGTCGGCGCCGACCTCTCCGCCATGGCGGACGCAACGGAAATGCTCAGCGGCCTGAATTCGCATTACTGCGTAATCTTCTTCGGTGTGATCATCGCGCTCGGAATGATTCTGTTTCGCTACCGCTACATCGCGAATGTCTTGAAGTGGTTCGCGCTAAGTCTTTTTGCTTATGTGCTGACCGCGTTCGTGCTCCATCCGAACTGGAATAACATCCTGCGCGAAACGTTTCTGCCGGTCTGGCCAACCGGGCACGATGCCTGGGCGGGGCTGGTCGCCATCTTCGGGGCCACGATTAGTCCCTCCGTATTTTTTTGGCAGGCTTCCCAGGATCCGGAAGAAAACAGCCACCTCGGTCCAGTCATGCGCTTCCACAAGCGACGGGTGAGAGCAAAACGAATTGGCCCTCGCAACCTCGGAGTAGCCGCCGGCACCGTGTTCTCGAATATTGCCATGTATTTCATTATCCTCACCACCGCGCTGACCCTGCACCGAAATGGCATCACAAATATCGATACCTCGCGTGACGCCGCGGCGGTCCTCGCGCCGCTCGCCGGCCCGTTCGCGGCCACTTTATTCACGGTTGGAATTGTTGGCGTCGGGCTGGTCTCAATTCCCATTTTGATTACTTCCGCGGCCTATGCTCTGGCAGAGGCGTTTCGGTGGAAGGCCGGCCTAAATGAAACGTTCAAGGGAGCGCGGCCATTTTACCTCGTGATCATCCTCTCGATTGTGACTGGCATTGCGCTCGACTTCGTGAATGTAAGTCCGATCAAAGCTCTTTATTGGGCCGCAATCGTCAGCGGCCTGCTCGCTCCGTTCCTCCTCATCGGCATTCTGCTCGTCGCATCGGATCGGAACGTCATGCGGCAGCAACCGAGTTCTCTCCTCTCGCGGATAGCCATCGCAGCGACTGCGGCCGTCATGCTCGGAGCCGCGGCCGGCATGTTCGTCTTTTGA
- a CDS encoding DUF1259 domain-containing protein: MIKQSFIAAVILTASLGASLAADLDTAKIDSLTGLKGKMSAAEGVYKVTFPRDDVKISVAGWQMPPFMGLGTWAAFQGSAENAMMMGDTVLFEDEVNAAMSAALENGLSVTALHNHFFFDQPRIFFMHIEGKGRAEQLAAAVRKVYDSVKAIRRLTPKPGDSFGRLVSDKGFLPEKNSVSAGPLNEIFAVPGETKDGMVKFTIGKKSRMDQMEIGNTMGVNTWAAFAGSDDSAVVDGDFAMTEDELQPVLQSLRKSGINIVAIHNHMTHESPRIMFLHFWGRGPASDLANAIKTALELTETDLTRS; encoded by the coding sequence ATGATCAAACAAAGTTTCATTGCGGCCGTAATCCTCACCGCATCGCTTGGCGCTTCGTTGGCCGCCGACCTCGATACGGCGAAGATCGACAGTCTGACCGGCCTCAAAGGCAAGATGAGTGCGGCGGAAGGGGTCTACAAAGTCACGTTCCCGCGAGACGACGTGAAAATTTCGGTCGCTGGATGGCAAATGCCGCCTTTTATGGGTCTCGGCACTTGGGCTGCGTTCCAAGGTAGCGCTGAGAACGCGATGATGATGGGCGACACCGTGTTATTCGAGGACGAGGTCAATGCCGCAATGTCCGCAGCTCTCGAGAACGGGTTGAGCGTGACCGCGCTGCATAATCATTTCTTCTTCGATCAGCCCAGGATTTTTTTCATGCACATCGAAGGCAAGGGCAGAGCGGAGCAGTTGGCCGCCGCGGTCAGGAAAGTTTACGACAGCGTCAAAGCAATTCGCCGGCTGACCCCCAAGCCAGGCGACAGCTTTGGTCGCCTGGTAAGCGATAAGGGATTCCTGCCGGAGAAAAATTCGGTATCGGCTGGGCCGTTGAACGAGATTTTTGCCGTTCCCGGCGAAACCAAGGACGGAATGGTAAAGTTTACGATCGGTAAGAAGTCCAGAATGGACCAAATGGAGATTGGCAACACCATGGGTGTAAACACCTGGGCAGCCTTTGCGGGGAGTGATGATAGCGCGGTCGTCGATGGCGATTTTGCGATGACCGAAGACGAATTGCAGCCTGTTCTGCAATCCCTCCGCAAATCAGGAATCAACATTGTCGCGATTCACAATCACATGACCCACGAATCCCCCCGCATTATGTTTCTGCATTTCTGGGGACGCGGCCCTGCCAGTGACCTCGCGAACGCGATCAAAACTGCACTCGAGCTAACCGAAACGGACCTTACCCGATCATAA
- a CDS encoding alpha/beta hydrolase yields the protein MVGLLLLPCCPVPAQNEEHPVRNIVLVHGAWADGSGWKGVYDILSKDGYNVSIVQEPETSFKEDVAATKRVLAQQEGPSILVGHSYGGAVITEAGTDPSVVGLVYIAAHMPDAGENEADDGKRFPSDLAKSGAIQKTPDGFTYIDPAQFHALFAADVPIERATLMARSQVPNFAENFAATITTAAWRSKPSWMLVAKKDRAINPDLERWYAERAKSRTVEVSGASHAVYVSRPKEVAALIEEAASHALEKTQ from the coding sequence ATGGTCGGGTTGCTCCTATTGCCTTGCTGCCCGGTCCCAGCGCAGAACGAAGAGCATCCGGTTCGGAATATTGTGCTGGTTCACGGGGCGTGGGCGGATGGTTCTGGTTGGAAGGGCGTTTACGACATTCTGAGCAAGGATGGGTACAACGTTAGCATTGTCCAGGAACCGGAGACCTCATTTAAAGAAGATGTGGCCGCGACGAAGCGCGTGCTCGCTCAACAAGAGGGACCATCGATTTTGGTTGGGCATAGCTATGGCGGCGCTGTAATCACGGAGGCTGGAACAGATCCGTCGGTCGTCGGGTTGGTTTACATCGCTGCTCACATGCCGGATGCCGGAGAGAATGAGGCGGACGACGGAAAACGCTTCCCCAGTGATCTCGCCAAGTCGGGTGCGATCCAGAAGACGCCAGATGGCTTTACTTACATCGATCCGGCGCAGTTTCACGCACTGTTCGCCGCCGATGTGCCTATAGAACGGGCCACTTTGATGGCGCGCTCGCAGGTGCCTAACTTCGCCGAGAATTTTGCAGCGACGATCACCACGGCCGCGTGGAGAAGCAAGCCAAGCTGGATGTTGGTCGCAAAAAAAGACAGAGCCATCAACCCCGACCTTGAACGCTGGTATGCCGAACGAGCTAAGAGCCGAACCGTGGAAGTCTCGGGCGCCAGTCACGCAGTCTACGTCTCCAGGCCGAAGGAAGTGGCGGCTCTAATCGAAGAAGCTGCATCGCACGCGCTCGAGAAAACCCAATAA
- a CDS encoding cupin domain-containing protein, whose translation MRYFNRRNFLGTMAVTAASFGALKVAGADRRDPGPANGTLDGQNPDSTWPPSTDSKSLVQNFKYPFSFANKRVYEGGWSREVTVRELPVSKSLAGVNMRLTAGGVRELHWHTSAEWAIILYGTARITAIDAEGKSFVADVKKNDLWFFPSGIPHSIQGLSPDGCEFMLVFDDGDFSESETVLLSDAMAHLAPEVLSKNFGISERAFGNVPKQELFIFQTDVPGGLEKDQEAAAGALGKSPKDFAFRTMDIPATRQTKSGEVRIVDSSNFKASTTAMAMVTVHPGGMRELHWHPNADEWQYFIAGKGRMTVVATGNKARTMDFQEGDVGYVQKTLLHYVENTGDTDLVFLEMFKADRYQEFSFSEWLAHTPPELVRAHLKIDQVTFDAIPKNGGAVMPIA comes from the coding sequence ATGCGTTACTTCAATCGCCGGAACTTTCTCGGCACAATGGCGGTAACCGCTGCCAGCTTCGGTGCCTTAAAGGTGGCGGGAGCGGACCGGCGCGACCCTGGCCCGGCTAATGGAACCCTGGACGGGCAAAACCCGGATTCTACCTGGCCTCCGAGCACGGACTCGAAGAGCCTGGTGCAAAACTTCAAGTATCCATTCTCCTTTGCGAACAAGCGCGTGTACGAAGGCGGATGGTCCCGGGAAGTAACTGTCAGGGAGCTGCCAGTCTCAAAGTCGTTGGCGGGCGTGAACATGCGGCTTACTGCCGGAGGCGTTCGGGAGCTGCATTGGCACACATCCGCCGAGTGGGCCATCATCCTTTACGGGACGGCACGGATTACGGCAATCGATGCGGAGGGCAAAAGTTTTGTTGCCGACGTTAAGAAAAACGATCTTTGGTTTTTCCCCAGCGGCATCCCGCATTCGATTCAGGGTCTCAGTCCGGACGGTTGCGAATTCATGCTCGTCTTCGACGACGGCGATTTTTCGGAGTCAGAAACGGTGCTGCTAAGCGACGCCATGGCCCACCTGGCGCCCGAAGTGTTGTCAAAAAATTTCGGCATTAGCGAACGAGCTTTTGGAAATGTTCCGAAGCAGGAGTTGTTCATTTTCCAAACGGACGTCCCAGGTGGACTGGAGAAAGACCAAGAAGCAGCGGCGGGAGCGCTGGGAAAATCACCGAAGGATTTTGCTTTTCGCACGATGGACATTCCGGCGACGAGGCAAACGAAAAGCGGCGAGGTGCGAATTGTCGATTCGAGTAACTTCAAGGCTTCAACCACGGCGATGGCGATGGTCACCGTTCATCCGGGCGGGATGCGGGAACTCCATTGGCATCCGAACGCCGACGAGTGGCAGTACTTTATCGCCGGAAAAGGACGAATGACGGTAGTGGCGACGGGCAACAAAGCTCGGACGATGGACTTTCAGGAGGGAGACGTCGGCTATGTGCAGAAAACTCTGCTGCATTACGTCGAGAACACGGGAGACACAGACCTGGTGTTCCTCGAGATGTTCAAGGCCGATCGCTACCAGGAGTTTTCGTTCTCGGAATGGCTCGCGCACACGCCACCGGAACTAGTGAGGGCGCACCTGAAGATCGATCAGGTGACGTTCGATGCGATCCCAAAAAACGGCGGTGCGGTCATGCCGATAGCCTAG